From the genome of Solanum pennellii chromosome 6, SPENNV200:
GAGCAATTGTTCCCCATCTgccaaaagtgttgctgaatttGTATGAGACCTTGGGAAGAAACAAAAAGCCTGAGGAAAGTGATGAAGATTGAAAAGcagttttgttatttttgtttgtttatttgtttaattttgtttttttttaaagactCAGTGTTTTAGTTTAAAGTTTGGTGTTCAAGGAGATCATGATGATCAAGGTTGTGTTTAAACCCAATGGTTTTGTCGTTTGGCTTGATGTTTTTTGGAATGAATGAAAGGGTTTTCTTATAAAATACCAAATCAATTTCAttctaaatttatgaattaCGTAATGATTTGATTCATGCAAAGACATGATATGTAGGCAACCTCCAAAGGGTCCGATCAAAacattctttctcaaaaaaagaaagacaatGAGCGAAGCAAAGATGGGATGAGACAATGGACTTCTGAACTCATGTTACTATGTGATTAACAAATGTGtgattgatttgaaaaattGTATAATCCCCAACAAGTTTGTTAATTTCACTTTACTTTAACTAGCTTTTGGTGGTTGGTTTGTGATAAATTGGCAGAATACCTGTACGTTACGAGGGAAGAGCGTCAATGACAACAAATACTGAAGCTGTTGTGAACCTTGTGGATACTACAATTGATTAAATGATAAGAGAGTCAGCCAcatttgaataaaattgaacATTGAGACATGTATGACACATTTATGGCAATCCTGGGCTAATGGCCAAGAACCACCAACGTCTATTCCTGTTTTTCCTAAGATCATTATTATCCGATCTTCATTTTCAGTTCGTAATATTAGACCATTTTATCCCTCCGGGCTATGTTCCATTTGATAATTGCGGGGCCGGGCCATTAAAAACATTCCCTCAAGCCATGCCATTCAGGAATAATCCCACTGTCACAACATTTGAACCGGTCTATACTCTCCCATAACCGATTGTGATGCAAAGAGCAGCTCAAGAGGGATAGTTCACCACTCATTCAGAGTAGTACTATACTTCTTGGATAGCATTTGGGGGCCCTAACTCTGTAAAATTTGGCTCCCCCCATTTATTCTAAGAGGAAAACTCAAGGCTCAGAGCAAGAAGAAACGTTGAGGGCAAAAAAGTGTCGCGTTCAAAGACTAGTGTATATTCCCAATGTCCACATGTCACATGGGTTTGAAACCCCTAAGTTTGATTAGTATGATGGGCAAGGTTATCTTGTAGATCACCTTAAGAGATATTGAAATCAACTTCGGGGTGTATGGGGTAAAGGGGAATTGCTCATAGCTTATGTTGGTGAGAGCCTGACTGGTGTTGCCTGAGAATGGTTTATATACCAAGAGATCTCATACTAGAACATATGGGATGATATGGCTTGATATTTTGATAGACAATTTCAGTACAATGTCGACATTATACAAGATCATAATACACTCTTCAATATGAGAATGAAGCCAAGTAAAAGTTTTAGAGAATGTGCTATCAAATGGAGCGAACAAGCAGCCCGGGTTAAGCCACTGTTAGATGAGCAAGAATTGGTTGATATCTTCATAAAGGCTCAAGATCCTAATTACTTCCACCACCTGACAGCAACAATGGGAAGACTGTTTCACACAACAATCAAATCTGGAGAAATCATCGAAAGTTGTCTCAAAATAGGAAGGATTGTGAGACATGCAAAAGTGAAAGCTACCACACATGCTATTCAAGGTGGTTCAGGAAGTTTTGGAAATCGTCAAAGAAAAGAGGAAGTTTCTTTTTTGGCATCAGGGTCAATTGGTGCTCAGAGGAATTCTAATTGTCCTTACCCACCAGTTCATGGACAATCTAGCTATCCTCAGCCTTACTACCCTTATGACCCTCAATTTTTCTGTATCTTTATCTACATACATGATTTTAAATTCATATGTACAACCTCCCAATCGTCCACATTTTTGGGCCCCAACTCAAGGAAACCTTCGCCCACAATGATCACCATATCAGGTTCCTTATAACCCTCCTCCTATGCAAAATAATACTCAAATGCAGGCACAAAAAAGGAAATTCACTCCATTAGGAGAGTCGTACTCAAGCTTTTTCAAAAGTTACGAAAAATAAGAGTGATTGCGTGTATCCCACCACTTTGTTTGAATCCAAATGCTCCAAGTTTTAAGGCCAATGAAATATGTGAGTATAATTCAGGGGCCCCAAGACATATCACTGATAATTGTTGGACCTTGAAGGGGGCGATAAAGAAGCTAATCAATCATGGAGTTGTCATTGTGACAGATAATCAAAACAATCCAAATGTGACCAATAACCCACTTTCAGCTCAAAACAACTTAGTGAGTATGGTTTGTGATGATCAGACGTACAAACTTCATGGCAAAAAGGGAAAGTTGTGTAGGAAGATCAGAGAGGAAGACAAGGCAATAAAGAGTTTAGAAATTGTTACAACTTTGAGTGTGGAAGGTGTCAATCTAGACACATAAGTCATGCGTGTCCCGGGGGTTCCGAAGGGGATTGAAGTTTGAGCGGGTATGCCGATGTTGTATGTATCAAAAGGTTTCATTAACACAACAGGACCAAAGTTGCATGACCAAATTGAAAGAGCCAATATTTGTTAAACCCGTCCAACAACATCCGGTAACTGATTATAAAGTTTTCCCTTGGAACTATAACAAAATCGTAGTGGTTGATCGAGGAAATAGATTGTTGAAGAGGTTGATGAAGCAGGAGGGTTGACACAATCCGAAAGATGTTATTCTCcaaaagaattaagaaaaggGAAGATGACTCAAAATACCCAAGTACCTCTACTGAAAGTGGTTActgaggaagaagatgaagaatttCTAAAAAAGCTTAAGGTTTTAGATTAATCTGTTATGGAAATATTGAAGAAAACCCCTGCACAGATTTCACTATTGTCTCTGCTTTTGCACTTAGAAGAACATCTTCGTGTGTTGAATAAGGTTTTAAATGAAGCACATGTGCCGAAAGATATCACAATACATCAGGTGGACAAAATGGCCAAGAGTGTGTTTCAGTCAAACACCATCACTTTCACTAATGATGAGTTGCCCAAGGAGGGAGCTAGACACAACGAAGATTTGCTTCTTATAATGAAATGTGAAGGGTACTATGTAAATAGGGTCATGATAGATGGGTATTAGGGGTATACATATGTCCTATTTCTACGCTGCAAAGCTTGAAAGTTAACCTTGACATAATGCACCCTAGTAATGTATTTGTGCAAGCTTATGACGGCTCAAGGAGGGATACCATTGGtgaaatgaatttaaaaatgaCAATTGGACAAGTGGACTTTCTCATTGTTTTCCAAGTAATGGATATGGACACATCTTATAATTTTCTACTGGGAAGGCCATGGCAGTCCTATCTGCATCAAGTTGTTAAGTTTGAGTCCAACCATATGGAAATAATCGTTCATGGGGACATGATTCACCTATTTACAAAGAACCATCCATCCCATACATTTAGGCAAAAGAAGGATGAGATGTCGTTGTTTACCAGTCTTTTGAGGCTATATCATAAGATTGCTTTAATGGAGACCCATCATCCAACAATGTCTCTTTTCTTTCGCTTCAATGGTAGCAACGACAATGCTTAAATATGGTTATAAACATGGTAATTATTTGGGAACATGTTCGAAAGGAATCGTGGATCCCATTACTCTTAGGAAACCTAGGCACCTCTGGCCTCAGATACAAACACAGCAAGAGAAATGGAGATAAGTCTAAGAACCTCAAAAGGATTAATTGGGCGCTGCCACAACCGACTCCCCAtatttctcattattttatcaaGCCTCAAGGTCTagaaattaaagttttattCACTCATCAAGACATTGAAGAAGTTATTGCGGATCTTAGTCTGTTGTTTAGTGAAGTAAGCATGGTCCAAGTAGGTGAAGGTACAAGTCGTGCCGATGTGCAACTCGTGGGCTCAGATGTTGAGCTAAGCAATTGGAATTCCATTCCTCTCCCCATAGAAGAGTCTTGGTAGTTCTTTTTTTCAActcttttgtattttgttgttgctagGGTTGTGATCAGAATGTTTCAAAGTATTTTGTATTAGTATCAATCCTTCTTCCCCTTTTTTTGATttcaatgaaatgaaatttcacTTTCatggtaaattttattttttcccctCCCCTAGTTcttattctctattttttagTTCTGTAAATATCGAATTTGATAAAATTACATGCATGCAGAATTCACGTTCAGATTTCAAAtagttttttattcttgaatcACAAATTCCAGAGGTTTGATATGATGAAGAAGAGGCTTTAGGGAAATTCATAGGGAGCTGGAACTATTTGAGAACAAACCTAAGCCTAATCTTAGTGAAACTATGAAAGTTAATTTGGGCAGTACAGGGGAAgttaaggaaataaaaattaagtatCCATATAAATCAGATAATTAGAAAGGCCATAATAAACTTTACttgattataaatatattattgattaGTCTTATGATGACATGTCAGGTTTGAGTGTTAATTAAGTGGTTCATAAGTTACCCACTCATCCTGATTTTCCACCCGTCCAACAGAAAGAAGGAAATTCAAACCGGATGTGAgtgaaaaaattatagaagaaaTCATGAAACAACTGAATGCAAATGTGATCCAAGCCATTCTTTACACTACTTGGTTCGGAAATGTTGTTCCTGTGCCGAAAAAGGATGGAAAGACAAGAGTTTGTGTTGACTATGGAGATTTGAACAAGGCTAGTCCAAAGGACAACCATTTCTTGCCAAATATCCACATTCTAGTTGATATTTGTGAAAAACACGAGATTCAATCTTTTGTGGACTGTTATGCGGGGTATCATCAAATCTTGATCGATGAAGAGGACGCTGAGAAAACTGCTTTCACCACTCCACGGGGACTTATTGCTATAGGGTCATGTTATTTGGTCTTAAAAATACTAGGGTTACTTACATGAGGGATATGACCACCATGTTTCATGATATGatgcataaataaattaaagtatatgTCGATGATGTAATCATTAAGTCTAAAACACAAGCTGATCACGTGCAAGATCTAAGAAAATATATGGAAAGAGTGCGAAGATATGATCTCAAGCTTAATCCAGCAAATGTGCATTTTGAGTTCCATCTGGAAAACTTGTAGTTTTGTTGTCACTAGAAAGGTAATCAAATTTGATCCATCCAAAATAAAAGCCATTTTGGATTCGCTACCCCTGAAAAATAAGACCGAAGTCATGAGCCTACTTGGGAGGTTAAACTACATTAGCAGGTTTATTGCTCAATTCGCAACTACTTGTGAGCCCATTTTCGGACTTCTGCAGAAGGATGCTGCTGTCAGATGGACAGAAGATTGTCAACAAgcttttgaaaaaatcaaaatgtaTTAGTCCAACCCTTCCGTATTGGTCCCACCTGAACCTGATAGGCCTTTCTTTCTATGTCTTTTAGTGAAAGATTCCTTTGGGTGCGTTCTCGGTCATCACGATTCCACAATCAGGAAGGAGCAAGCAATCTACTACTTGAGTAATAAATTCCCTACTTatgaggtcaagtacaccatctTGGAAAGGAAATGTTGCGCCTTAACTTGGATAGCTCAATAGTTAAGGCATTACTCTTGTCCTACACAACTTACCTAATATCTAGGATGGATCCTTTGAAGTACATCTTTCAGAATCCAATTCCAACTGGAAGTCtcgcaaaattgaaaattttgctTATTGAATTTGACATTATATATGTCACTCGAACTACAATGAAAGTCAAAGCTTTGGCAGGCCACTTGGCAGAGAATGCAATCGATGGTGACTACGAAccattatatacatattttccAGATGAAGAGATTAACTTAATTCAGCAAGTAGGTTAAGATGGAAATCATGCCTGTCAATTGTACTTTGATGGAGCAATCAACACAAAAGGTACAGGGGTTGGGGCAATTCTAATATTGCCCACAGGGTAGCATTACCCTACATTATATCGACTTCGTTTATTCTGTACAAATAACACGACTGAGTATGAATCTTGCATCATGGGTCTAAATATGGCAATAAATTTGGCTGTGCAAGAATTAATTGTGTTTGGAAATTATGATTTGCTTATTTGACAAGCTCAATGCAAATGGAAAACTCGAGACCTCAAGCTTCTTCCGTATAGACTGTGTGTGGAAGATCTTAGCAAAAGGTTCAGGTCCATTCAGATTAGATACATCCCCAGGTTTCATCATGAATTGGCAGAGGCCTTGGCTACTTTGGCCTCAATGCTTCCATATCCTTGAAACACTCACATCACTCAATTGGATATTCAAGTTTGGGATCAACATGACTATTGTAATACAGCGGAAGAAGAATCAAATGGTGAGCCATGGTACTTAGGCATCAAGAAATTTTTGAAGACATGGAGATGCATCGAACATGCCAATGGAAGCAAAAAAAACTATTAGACGTCTTGCTAATGGTTTCCTTTTGAGCGGTGAAGTTCTATATAAACAAACTTCAGATCAGAACTTATTGAGATGTGTGGATACTTAAGAATTAGAGAAGATAATGAATGAAGTAGATGATGGGGTATGTGGGACACACATTAATGGATATCTCCTTGCAAAAAAGATACTCCGGGCGGGGTATTATTAGCTTACCATGGAACGGGATTGCTTTCGCTTTGTGAAAAATGTCATCAATGTAAAATTCATGGTGATCTCATTCATTCACATCCTTTAAAGTTCCACCCCATGGCAACTCCTTGGCCCTTTTTTGCATTAGGAATGATTTTATCAGACCAATTGAGCGAAGAGCTTCTA
Proteins encoded in this window:
- the LOC107022171 gene encoding uncharacterized protein LOC107022171 codes for the protein MKQLNANVIQAILYTTWFGNVVPVPKKDGKTRVCVDYGDLNKASPKDNHFLPNIHILVDICEKHEIQSFVDCYAGYHQILIDEEDAEKTAFTTPRGLIAIGFVVTRKVIKFDPSKIKAILDSLPLKNKTEVMSLLGRLNYISRFIAQFATTCEPIFGLLQKDAAVRWTEDCQQAFEKIKMY